A section of the Oenanthe melanoleuca isolate GR-GAL-2019-014 chromosome 6, OMel1.0, whole genome shotgun sequence genome encodes:
- the MCMBP gene encoding mini-chromosome maintenance complex-binding protein, whose amino-acid sequence MPCVGDWLNSPLSIVQGIFAQNVSNSDWEKKVTEFFKEKLKENNATNWVPSLNDVPVHYLKPNSLVKFRCMVQDMFDPEFYMGVYETVDSNTNARVLHFGKYRDVAECGPQQEIDLNSSQTVTLERQTFYCVPVPGESAWVKEAYISASQARVSPSTSYTPSRHKRSYEEDEDMDLHPSKQKEQHMGSGGNIHGCVEPKRLETEASAGHHVISPNCSPPLDLNFPLPGEKGPACLVKVYENWESFKVNDVLEVFGVLSVDPVLSIVNSEERDSSTLDPMECMDTAEEQRVHSPPASLVPRIHVILAQKLQHINPLLPACLNEEESKTFVSNFMSELSPVRAELLGFLTHALLGDSLAAEYLILHLISTVYARRDVLPLGKFTVNLSGCPRSSAFTEHLYRLIQQLVPASYHLRMSIESMNQSRLIPRKDYTANRLVSGLLQLASNTSLVIDETQLEQGQLDTAGVHNVTALGNLITWQKVEYDFNYHRMEFPCNINVLITSEGRSLLPSDCQVHLQPQIIPPNMEEYMSSLLTAVLPSVLNKFRIYLSLLRLLDYSISEEVTKAVEEDFVEMRKNNPESVTADDLHRMLLVARFLSLSAGQTTLSRERWLRAKQLEALRKARLQQQKCVNGNEL is encoded by the exons ATGCCGTGCGTGGGTGACTGGCTGAACAGCCCGCTGAGCATCGTGCAGGGCATCTTCG CCCAAAATGTTTCAAACTCCGATTGGGAGAAGAAGGTAACCGAATTCTTcaaggagaaattaaaagaaaataatgctaCTAACTGG GTTCCATCACTCAATGATGTTCCTGTACATTACCTAAAACCCAACAGCTTGGTGAAATTTCGCTGCATGGTTCAAGATATGTTTGATCCTGAGTTTTACATGGGAGTGTATGAAACAGTTGACTCAAACACAAATGCACGT GTTTTGCATTTTGGTAAATACAGAGATGTGGCAGAATGTGGG CCTCAGCAGGAAATTGATTTGAACTCTTCACAAACAGTCACCTTAGAGAGACAGACTTTCTACTGTGTTCCAGTGCCTGGTGAATCAGCATGGGtgaaagaa GCCTACATCAGTGCCAGCCAAGCCCGAGTGAGCCCTTCAACCTCCTACACCCCCAGCCGCCACAAGAGGAGCTACGAGGAGGATGAGGACATGGATCTGCATCCCTCCAAGCAGAAGGAGCAACACATGG GCAGTGGAGGTAATATCCATGGATGTGTGGAGCCAAAGAGATTAGAAACAGAAGCTTCTGCAGGTCATCATGTCATTTCTCCCAACTGCTCTCCTCCACTTGACCTAAATTTTCCCTTGCCAGGAGAGAAGGGGCCAGCATGCCTTGTAAAG GTCTATGAGAACTGGGAGAGCTTCAAAGTCAATGATGTGCTGGAGGtgtttggtgttttgtctgTGGACCCAGTGCTGAGCATAGTGAACAGTGAAGAGAG GGACAGCTCAACCCTTGATCCCATGGAGTGCATGGACACGGCCGAGGAGCAGAGAGTGCACAGCCCCCCGGCCTCCTTAGTGCCCAGGATCCACGTCATCTTGGCACAGAAGTTGCAACACATTAACCCCTTGCTGCCCGCCTGCCTGAACGAAGAGGAGAGTAAAACCT TTGTTTCTAATTTCATGTCTGAGCTGTCACCAGTGAGAGCAGAGTTGCTGGGGTTCCTCACCCATGCCCTCTTGGGAGACAGCTTGGCTGCTGAATACCTGATACTGCATCTCATCTCTACAGT TTATGCCAGACGGGATGTGCTTCCTCTGGGAAAATTCACCGTCAACCTGAGCGGCTGTCCCCGGAGCAGCGCCTTCACCGAGCACCTGTACCGCCTCATCCAGCAGCTGGTGCCAGCA TCCTACCACCTCCGGATGAGCATCGAGAGCATGAACCAGTCACGCCTCATCCCTCGCAAGGACTACACGGCCAATCGCCTGGTCagtgggctgctgcagctggccagCAACACCTCCCTGGTCATAGATGAGACCCAGCTcgagcagggacagctggacacagcag GTGTCCATAATGTGACAGCACTGGGTAACCTGATCACTTGGCAGAAGGTGGAGTATGACTTCAATTACCACCGGATGGAATTCCCATGCAACATTAATGTTCTGATCACTTCCGAGGGCCGCTCGCTGCTGCCG tcaGATTGCCAAGTCCACTTACAACCACAGATAATTCCCCCAAACATGGAAGAGTACATGAGCAGCCtcctcactgcagtgctgccctctgTGCTGAACAAATTCCGAATTTACCTGAGTTTATTGAGGCTGCTGGACTACAGCATATCTGAGGAGGTGACCAAG GCAGTAGAAGAAGACTTTGTGGAAATGCGCAAGAACAACCCCGAGAGCGTCACGGCCGATGACCTGCacaggatgctgctggtggccag GTTCCTGTCTCTCAGCGCGGGGCAGACGACGCTGTCCAGGGAGAGGTGGCTGAGAGCCAAGCAGCTGGAGGCACTGCGgaaggccaggctgcagcagcagaaatgtgtCAATGGCAATGAACTTTAA